The genome window aaagttttggaaaaatttgagaagctgctgaaaatttttctgagtTAAGAATGCTCTAGAAAATATTctagaaaagaagaaacatttcgataatttggaaaaatttagaaaagtctAGAGGAACCGggaaatatttccaaaaatttcgggaaattgtgaaaaatatccGGAAAAGATTTAATTAATTACTCTGTCTTAACTCCTCCAACATGATTTCCACCTCCAAAACATCTATTAGCTCCAAAAAGGTCGTTTCTAGACAAAACTTTCAGCAATTCCGGTTGACCAGCAAAGTAGTTACGGAAACTGTCCGAAAACTCCGCTTGGACAATGGTGGCCAGGACCACGAGGGCAATTGAGTTGAAGAGAATTTTCATTtgggatctgaaaaaaaaaatctgtatataatttggaatttaggagaattggaaaacttaaaaactggctaaaattaaattttggccGTACATTTTTATACAACTTAAGCcacgtttcaaaaattccaaacccGCCTACTTCCGTTGCCAAGTCTAGGCACTTAGGTGTCTTATCAGTTGTGTTTTTTAGGTTCTATCACGGTGGAATAACAAAAGCATTGTCAAACTCATTTTACTGATTGCATTTTTAAGCtcattatcaaatttaaaataatacttAAATGACACCTTTATTcagaaataccaaaaaaacatttttcactactttagAGGCTCGTAAAACTACTCAAAAACTGGTTTGGAAGGATTTTAATGGTTTCAGGAAACTTAAGTTAGAAgctttttaagaaaaaacttaaGAACTAGTTTTcggcgacctccgcctgccttGCGCCACGAGCCGCGCCTtttgtatagtgcggcgcgaaacccgaaaaatgtcgACCGCGCATGTCTCCCATAGAAATCAAAATGTAATCATCTTTTTTTACAGCCGAACAGCATTTTCagtacatttttattttttccgaacttgaaaaacttgataagTTTACGCAAATAGATCACTCTGGAACGTCAAGAAGTTGCGCGgcaattaacatttttaagcTAGTTTTTTACGCTGTCAACGGATTTCCCCGTTTTTTTAATGGATACCAATTTAATTATCTTTTCAGTATATTCCCCACATTCACTTTCTCAAAATTGGGACTAGCGGGCCCTGCGGGCCCGCCAGTTGTAGGGGATGTAGGGCGAGTCCCCCAGTCGGGcgtaggttctcggcttcgcctcgaacctgtcAGAGGATTCGCGACAATTGCCATGACGCCAGAGAATTTTCATTAAGACCTTTCAAGGTTAGGAGCCAAAATAgagatttttctgcaaaaaaaatatcctgAATTATACTATTGTTGGCAACATGCCAGAATGTTcgatggaaattcaaaacccGAAAAAGTTCAAGGATCTCAAGTTTCCTGCTGACCTCTGACTTGaccaaaaagtgaaatatttgctatttttggaaaaaaaaccataaaatcaacaaaaaaacatctatatttatattttactggttttcaaaaagaaacaaatagAAAACAAGACAACAACCAAGAAGGCGCTAGGCAGACAAAATGGCCTACTTAGTATCTGTCTTTGATATTCAGGACAGTTCTCGACATAGTGGTACCATATCATCATTTCGtaagtgaaaatttggctAGTACGTGCTCTTCATTAACGACACTTGAGTTttgatgttgaaaaatgattatgaTTTTTGTGATCCACGCTTCCTGACTTAAAACGTTGTTATCCGTGAAGTTAATAACCATTCAAAGTGTTGTCGATTTAAGCTCTTGTACATGACTTATGTTTTAAGTTAAAGCCTAGCGCCTTCTTGGTTGTTGTCTTGTTTTTCTACAGTGCGTACAAGTTCTATACGCCACCCCCAAAATGTATTCCTGTGGCCACGTGCGtacttttaagaaaaattctgCTAATGCCATTCGATTCCAAATCCTAAAAAACCTAGGATCATGAATTTTCATGACCTTACctcaaaaactaaagaaatgaggtcaataaatcgaaaaattggccGTACAAGTTCTATACGCCAccctcaattttttgttgattttttcaaaactttcaaatttagagAGACAGTTAAACAGCACATCAATAATTTCGAGTGAATATCAGTGCAGTGTAGCTTTTCCTACAACCACAGACAGTTTTGTCCCAATTCGTACTTCCGTGGAGCCCTAATGGCGCCGAAGGGCCTGAAACGTGGATCTCGGCTCCCACCTGAGATACAACATCAAAAATGTGGGGATATGTTCAAGACACTATTCCAACATCTCTCGTGAATTTTGGTCTAAATTGGACTGTTCCTCGTCTCGATAGTAAAACATTTCTGTGAGATCCCGCCACTTTTTGGCTACTGGCATGCTTAGAGGCCGACATCATGGTGCACATGAATCTAGTTGTTAtgcatttttgcaattgaGCTACAAATTTCGTCGTGGTATTGTTCttaaacaagaaaattaaGCTTACTGTCATTAAACGCTCTAGCTATTCAGAAAAGTTCACACTTACAACCACAGTacaaaatgcactgaaaacaCACAAATTGGACTGTTCCCTAAACATTAccctaaacatttttcatttgaacttttggaatGTGTCCCCGGAACTTTCTATTGTTTTATTCaggacactttttgaaataagtggcggaagttaatttttttagttttgaactCTTTGAAACACCTACCTATAAAAAGGCTgaattctgaataaaaatgattttctaagttttctgaaaatttccgaaaaattgaatttttggctcaaCTGGTAAGAGGGCTGACTGGTACGAAATGGGTCTGGGGTTCGATTCCACGCAatgacagaaatttttttttatgaatttctaaACATGGCTTtacctaaaaatccaaaagtgCACACTTTTACTAAAAAAAGAGCATCACCTTGATTCAATTATAATATCCTTACTCTGtcacgtgcctacgtgcctacatgCCTCTCTCATGCTAACCGACGTACCTACCTCATccctacctacgtgcctacactCTTAGCTTATGCCTACacgcctacctgcctacctacagCATACCTGCCTACGCGCCTACACTTTTACCTCATACCTACATGCTAACATCATGTCTACATATCTGCATACACTCCTACCTAATGCTAACCAACGTGCCTACACTCTTACCTGATGCCTACACAACTACATCATGCCTACCTATCTGCATACATGCCTattctctaaatttttgcCTACACACCTGTCTCGTGCCTACCTCAAgcctacctacatgcctacacgCCTATCAACTCcccaaaaaacgaaaaaaaaaacggtggaatttgttgaaaattcattaaaagtgaaaaaaaaatatttttatttaattgtacaaaatttatcaaatttgatGTCCACCGATTTGTGGAGGAGGACACGTGTTCGAGTGCGGAGCCAGGACCATTTTCTTCTCGCGGAGAGCATCTAGAAGGAGCCAACAGGCGACcgggttctgaaaaattcaaaatttgggcatagcttccgcatccccagtgacaaatgtgctctattgcacaaattgttggttggaatacggtatttattgcatGTTTCAGCCGAGAATACCGATATTCTAGCCATCAATGAGGATAAAGGCACACAAGTCACAGATTATCAGTAGAGCGTATTTGCATTAGctaggaaattcaaatttctggctaaaatttgaattttaacgggaattttgaacttttgggggaaaataacgcattttttgagaaaaaatgtcaaaaacggGTCAAAATTCGTGTTTTAATAGGCAAAAACACCTCAAAAACGCCATTTTCTCgggattttcagatattttcgggctatttttcagattttccaggattttccaaaaattccctACAATTTGCTGCTCGGTCTCCGGTTTGCAGTGTGCCGACGCCGCTCGTTCACCCCATTTCGCAAAAAGTGGGTCCCGCGCATCGTAGATCGGCTTATTGTTTCCCCATAGTTGTGGTGGTGGTTGTTGCGTGGGCGGTGGTGCGGCGGCTGGAGCTCCCTGAGCTACACGTCCTACGGCTCCGAACATCACGTCTTGTGGCGGTGGTTGCTGGTGTTCTGCtggtaaaaatttgaatttttgagtgtttcAAGTGCGCTCTGATGCGAATTTTagagggaaatttgaattttttggcaattttgaatttttgagtgtttcAAGTGCGCTCTAATGCGAATTTTGGCggtaaattcgaatttttcctaaaaattgaatttgtcgGTGTTGCAAATCAGCTCTAATGCGAATTTTAgcgagaaattcgaattttctagtgTCTAAAATGCGCTACAATACAaattttaacggaaaattcaaaatttttctaaagttttgaaatttcaagtgtttcaagtgcgctctaatgcgaattttggtgaaaaattcaaattttcacaaaatttcgaattttcaagtgtttcaagtgcgctccaatgcaaatttcaaataataatttaaattttcacagaattcttgaattttctagtgTCTAAAGTGCGCTCTAATGCAAATTTTAGGCGgaagtttatattttaacaaaagtttgaatttccgaGTGATTCAAGTGCGCTCTAATGCTAATTTCAgcgggaaattcgattttttcgtaaaaattgaacttttcggTGCTGCAAATGTGCTCTAGTGTGAATTGTAgcggaaaactgagattttcggttcaaaattcaacttttcataaaattttgaaatattgaatgttccaagtgcgctccaatgcgaattttggtggaaaaatcaaatttttacaaaattttgaatttctccgTGTTTCAAGGGCGCTCCAATGCAAATATCGgcgaaaaagtcaaatttttacggaattttgaatttcggctGTTCCAAATGCGCTCTAATGcaaatttcagcgaaaaattcaaattttccggttAAAAACCGTACGTGGCGGTCTCTGCATCATCATATTCTGCATCATTTGTTGCTGCTGGAGCTGAGCTGCAGCAGCGGCTCTTTTCTGCATTTCCGTCTGCTCCATTCCTCTCAAATGATGTGCCATGTAGGCTTCTTGTGATTGTGCGTAGGCGGCCGCCGCCGCTTCTGCCTCCTTGTCAACTGCCGCCGCTTTTCGGTGCTtttgttgctgaaaattgaacattttaaagtaaattcagcatttttgggtcaaaaattgtcttttttccagatttttctataatttttaggttttttttacgAACCTGTGACGTTCTCGCCTCCACTTCTTTCTCCCACTGCTCGAATTGCTGTACATACGAATTATAAGCCTCCGTGCCAATGGAACCCCTGAAAATCAtccaaatttgcaatttttccccGAAACTCGAGTTTCCCACTTATTATTCTCCTTCCACTGCTCGAATTGAGCTCGATAGTCTGCGTATTGCTTCTGCAACTCTTCCTCTGATACCtggaaatagagaaaaatcgattttctgcgaaaaatccttgaaaaacgataaaaactcacttttttcgaGGCTCCCGACataattatctgaaatttaaataactttCTATagattttatgagaaaaaatggagaaaatcgaCGGAAAACTggcgaaaatcgataaaaaacaatttttttcaaaaaaataaatggtgGCCGAGGAggggttttctaggccattttgaCTTTAGACTCGGCCAccacgattttttgaattaatttcgctgattttttcgctatttttattcattttctcccgttttttctgattttttctgttaaaatcaataaaaattcctaaaaatccgatttttcttcAGGTATGCAACCCGTTCTTGTAAATAGTCGACCATTACGGGTGAAATCGCACGAATCCGAGTCAAAACTCAATTTAATCGAGCAAGAAGACCAGTTTGAAGGCgcaaattgtgagtttttagtgccaaatttgattttaaagctTGTAAATTCAGATTCAAGCTCGTCTGGTGTCATAATATGCTATTCGAATGGTACCGGAGAGGTTATTACGCAGGAGGCGTTTGATGTAAGGGAATTTCcagggaaaatcgatatttggagtcctaaaatatgcaaattattgataaaaatcgcaaaaattgcCTTAAAAACACGAcgaaaaaacagttaaaaatcgaaaaaaaaaccatgattttccaattttttttttgcaaaaaatttaaaaactcgcAATTTTCAGGATTCCGGCATTCATTTTATCTTCTCAAAAGCCACGTGTATACAATATCCGTCAAATTTCGACCCAATCGGTGTGGGATCCGTCGTTCAGATCTTCTGGAGCCGGAGCTTCGAACGGGTGGTCCGCGGGAATCATATTATAGTGCAAATCGAGAAAATGGAGGTTTATAAGTGTAAGTTTGAcccggaaattcgaatttcccgccaaaattcaCCCTGAAACACTtgcaaattcgaaaattcggtgaaaattcaagtttataacctaaaaatttgaatttcccgccgaccGGATGCTGCAAGCtcgctccaccgaacaaatcatgagaaattcaaattttcaggttgtgCAATGCTCCGCGAGCAGGTTTTCGTCACATTCAACTCCCCGTCGACTGCTGGCGTCGCAATTGGAGTCACCGAACGAAATATTACTGTAGCTTTCCATCCGAACTGCTCGCCTGTTATTCGCTACGAgaccttaaaggcgcatagcaTTGGACGCACCGAATTCGAGATTAAAGATGTacgggaatttgaattttccaacggaaaaaatgtgctctattgagaaaattgcgaaaaaaacgGGGTTTTgcctttgaatttttaattgaaaaagtgaattttaaataaattattgccgaaaattagatttttcattgaaaaatttttttaaaaacaattttcttcgaagaaaaatttaattttggctgaaaaacgtGCATTCTCcacttaaaaaaacatttcccaCCCACCGCGTGCTGCGAGTGCGCTCCAATGCAAATTTTGCATTAGCGCGCATTTGCAGCTTGCGGTCAgcgagaaattcgaatttttgggttGAAATTGATAGaatttaactcaaaaattcaaatttcccgtcAGAATACTACTTTACACAGAATATCTCTActcaaaattcacttttttcgttcaaaatatcagttttaaacctgaaatttcaaatttcccgcggATCGCATGCTGCAGATGCGCTCCGATGCAAAATTTGCAATAGAGCGCATTTACAGCTTGCggtcggcgggaaatttgaatttttgggctaaaaaagcggattttcaccaaaaattcaaattttccagagacACCGAGAGAACACGAATCGAATGGTGGACGTTATCCTGGCGGCAGTACCATTCCGCGTCGAAATCCACGGAAACGTCgataaaatcccatttttcgtCATTGAAAAGTGCCGAAATTCGCCGGGCCGATCCGGCGCCGCTGTcatcacaaaaattatgaaaaatcattttatggAAGCGAATTTCCTGCAAAATTCCGAATCGATCTACTTTGATTCGACGTCTTGCCACTCGAATATTCT of Caenorhabditis elegans chromosome II contains these proteins:
- the sut-1 gene encoding SUppressor of Tau pathology (Product from WormBase gene class sut;~Confirmed by transcript evidence) — protein: MSGASKKVSEEELQKQYADYRAQFEQWKENNKGSIGTEAYNSYVQQFEQWEKEVEARTSQQQKHRKAAAVDKEAEAAAAAYAQSQEAYMAHHLRGMEQTEMQKRAAAAAQLQQQQMMQNMMMQRPPPEHQQPPPQDVMFGAVGRVAQGAPAAAPPPTQQPPPQLWGNNKPIYDARDPLFAKWGERAASAHCKPETEQQINPVACWLLLDALREKKMVLAPHSNTCPPPQIGGHQI
- the sut-1 gene encoding SUppressor of Tau pathology (Product from WormBase gene class sut;~Confirmed by transcript evidence) — encoded protein: MSGASKKVSEEELQKQYADYRAQFEQWKENNKGSIGTEAYNSYVQQFEQWEKEVEARTSQQQKHRKAAAVDKEAEAAAAAYAQSQEAYMAHHLRGMEQTEMQKRAAAAAQLQQQQMMQNMMMQRPPQHQQPPPQDVMFGAVGRVAQGAPAAAPPPTQQPPPQLWGNNKPIYDARDPLFAKWGERAASAHCKPETEQQINPVACWLLLDALREKKMVLAPHSNTCPPPQIGGHQI